From one Coffea eugenioides isolate CCC68of chromosome 11, Ceug_1.0, whole genome shotgun sequence genomic stretch:
- the LOC113754179 gene encoding pre-mRNA-splicing factor ATP-dependent RNA helicase DEAH10-like isoform X3 produces the protein MPSMAANNLPRKNDTCNNNHTQSIEAAKGDFVTRRQRIQQQRKSLPIASVEKLLVEEVRNNNTLIVVGETGSGKTTQLPQYLFYGGFCRDGGVIGITQPRRVAAVSVAKRVAEECGVALGQKVGYAIRFDDMTSASTRIKYMTDGLLLREALLDPCLSKYSVIIVDEAHERTVHTDVLLGLLKSVQKTRSSVSKVMNGHAQNGLLMGAENDKSFLMPCHGKKLSPLKLIIMSASLDARVFSEYFGSARAVHVQGRQYLVDILYTHQPESDYLDAALITIFQIHLEESHGDILVFLTGQEEIESVERLVHERLRQLPEGNQKLLTFPIFSSLPSEKQMKVFMPAPPGFRKVILATNIAETSVTIPGIRYVIDPGVVKARIYDADAGIESLDIVKTSKAQALQRRFSSCHLFLLSHQYCKWATDLYLQAQGILTSKKLYCSGRAGREGPGKCYRLYPESEFDKFEDSTTPEIKRCDLSNVILQLKALGIDDIAGFDFIDKPNRTAIIRSLESLFLLGALTEESKLTDIVGHQMARLPLEPVYSKALILSSQLNCLEEMLIVVAMLSVESIFYAPREKLEESRAALRCFSSPEGDHLTLLNVFRASNEFVVKNKLTHSKEKAEKNLRKWCKDNFINSRSLRHARDVHSQIQRNVEQMGLRITSCGDDMLVFRRCLAASFFLNAALKQPDGMYRIDYLWLPELAPQCYGLR, from the exons ATGCCTTCAATGGCTGCAAATAATCTCCCACGCAAGAATGATACTTGTAATAATAACCATACTCAGAGCATTGAAGCTGCAAAAGGGGACTTCGTTACCAG GAGGCAGAGGATTCAGCAGCAGAGAAAATCTCTCCCAATAGCTTCAG TTGAAAAGCTACTTGTGGAGGAGGTCCGGAATAATAACACACTCATTGTTGTTGGTGAAACTGGGAGTGGCAAGACTACAC AGTTGCCTCAGTATCTTTTCTATGGGGGATTTTGCCGTGATGGGGGTGTCATTGGCATAACTCAACCTAGACGAGTTGCGGCTGTATCAGTCGCAAAACGGGTTGCTGAGGAATGTGGTGTGGCTCTGGGCCAAAAGGTTGGATATGCTATTAGATTTGATGATATGACCTCAGCCTCAACAAGAATCAAGTACATGACTGATGGATTGCTGTTGAG GGAAGCATTATTGGACCCGTGTCTCTCGAAGTATTCAGTTATTATTGTAGATGAGGCTCATGAGAGAACAGTCCACACTGATGTGTTGCTTGGTCTGCTGAAGAGTGTGCAGAAAACAAGGTCCAGTGTCAGTAAAGTAATGAATGGTCATGCCCAGAATGGGTTGCTAATGGGAGCAGAAAATGATAAGAGTTTCTTGATGCCATGCCATGGCAAGAAATTATCTCCACTAAAGTTAATTATCATGTCTGCTAGTTTGGATGCACGGGTTTTTTCTGAGTACTTTGGTAGTGCAAGAGCTGTTCATGTCCAGGGCCGACAGTATCTAGTTGATATACTATATACGCATCAGCCTGAGTCAGATTATCTAGATGCAGCATTGATAACCATATTTCAG ATACATTTGGAGGAGAGTCATGGTGATATACTTGTCTTCCTGACTGGGCAAGAAGAGATTGAATCTGTTGAGAGGCTTGTCCATGAGCGCCTGCGACAACTACCTGAAGGCAACCAGAAGCTTTTAACTTTTCCAATATTTTCATCTCTTCCCTCAGAGAAACAGATGAAAGTTTTTATGCCTGCACCTCCTGGATTTCGGAAG GTAATATTGGCCACTAATATTGCTGAGACATCGGTGACAATACCTGGGATCAGATATGTTATTGATCCTGGTGTGGTCAAGGCCCGAATCTATGACGCTGATGCAGGAATAGAATCTTTGGATATTGTGAAAACCTCAAAAGCACAGGCTCTTCAAAGGAG GTTCAGTTCCTGCCatcttttcttgctttctcaTCAATATTGCAAATGGGcaacagatttgtatttacagGCCCAG GGGATTTTGACATCTAAGAAGCTATACTGCAGTGGACGTGCAGGCCGTGAAGGACCTGGGAAATGCTACCGTCTCTATCCAGAGTCtgaatttgataaatttgaagATTCTACGACACCAGAAATCAAAAGATGTGACCTCTCAAATGTTATTTTGCAGCTCAAGGCTTTGGGAATTGATGATATTGCAGGGTTTGACTTCATTGACAAACCAAACAG gaCTGCAATAATTAGATCCCTGGAGTCATTATTCTTATTAGGTGCTTTAACGGAAGAAAGTAAACTCACTGATATAGTTGGACACCAAATGGCGAGGCTGCCGCTAGAACCTGTGTATTCTAAGGCTCTCATTCTTTCAAGTCAGCTCAATTGCTTGGAAGAAATGTTGATTGTTGTTGCAATGCTTTCTGTGGAATCTATATTTTATGCTCCTCGTGAAAAGTTGGAAGAG TCACGAGCTGCATTGAGGTGCTTCTCAAGTCCAGAGGGGGATCATTTAACTTTGTTAAATGTCTTTCGTGCTTCTAATGAATTCGTGGTAAAGAACAAGTTGACCCATAGTAAAGAAAAAGCTGAGAAGAACCTGAGGAAATGGTGCAAGGATAATTTCATTAACAGCCGGTCCTTGAGGCATGCTCGGGATGTTCACAG tcaAATACAGAGAAATGTTGAACAAATGGGGCTTCGCATCACTTCATGTGGAGATGACATGCTTGTATTCCGCAGATGTCTAGCTGCTTCCTTTTTTCTTAATGCAGCTTTAAAGCAGCCAGATGGTATGTACAG GATAGATTACTTGTGGTTACCTGAGTTGGCTCCACAATGCTATGGCTTGCGGTAA
- the LOC113754179 gene encoding pre-mRNA-splicing factor ATP-dependent RNA helicase DEAH10-like isoform X2, translating into MPSMAANNLPRKNDTCNNNHTQSIEAAKGDFVTRRQRIQQQRKSLPIASVEKLLVEEVRNNNTLIVVGETGSGKTTQLPQYLFYGGFCRDGGVIGITQPRRVAAVSVAKRVAEECGVALGQKVGYAIRFDDMTSASTRIKYMTDGLLLREALLDPCLSKYSVIIVDEAHERTVHTDVLLGLLKSVQKTRSSVSKVMNGHAQNGLLMGAENDKSFLMPCHGKKLSPLKLIIMSASLDARVFSEYFGSARAVHVQGRQYLVDILYTHQPESDYLDAALITIFQIHLEESHGDILVFLTGQEEIESVERLVHERLRQLPEGNQKLLTFPIFSSLPSEKQMKVFMPAPPGFRKVILATNIAETSVTIPGIRYVIDPGVVKARIYDADAGIESLDIVKTSKAQALQRSGRAGREGPGKCYRLYPESEFDKFEDSTTPEIKRCDLSNVILQLKALGIDDIAGFDFIDKPNRTAIIRSLESLFLLGALTEESKLTDIVGHQMARLPLEPVYSKALILSSQLNCLEEMLIVVAMLSVESIFYAPREKLEESRAALRCFSSPEGDHLTLLNVFRASNEFVVKNKLTHSKEKAEKNLRKWCKDNFINSRSLRHARDVHSQIQRNVEQMGLRITSCGDDMLVFRRCLAASFFLNAALKQPDGMYRILSSGLMVQIHPSSVLFRSKPECIIFDKLVRTNNNYIRNICRIDYLWLPELAPQCYGLR; encoded by the exons ATGCCTTCAATGGCTGCAAATAATCTCCCACGCAAGAATGATACTTGTAATAATAACCATACTCAGAGCATTGAAGCTGCAAAAGGGGACTTCGTTACCAG GAGGCAGAGGATTCAGCAGCAGAGAAAATCTCTCCCAATAGCTTCAG TTGAAAAGCTACTTGTGGAGGAGGTCCGGAATAATAACACACTCATTGTTGTTGGTGAAACTGGGAGTGGCAAGACTACAC AGTTGCCTCAGTATCTTTTCTATGGGGGATTTTGCCGTGATGGGGGTGTCATTGGCATAACTCAACCTAGACGAGTTGCGGCTGTATCAGTCGCAAAACGGGTTGCTGAGGAATGTGGTGTGGCTCTGGGCCAAAAGGTTGGATATGCTATTAGATTTGATGATATGACCTCAGCCTCAACAAGAATCAAGTACATGACTGATGGATTGCTGTTGAG GGAAGCATTATTGGACCCGTGTCTCTCGAAGTATTCAGTTATTATTGTAGATGAGGCTCATGAGAGAACAGTCCACACTGATGTGTTGCTTGGTCTGCTGAAGAGTGTGCAGAAAACAAGGTCCAGTGTCAGTAAAGTAATGAATGGTCATGCCCAGAATGGGTTGCTAATGGGAGCAGAAAATGATAAGAGTTTCTTGATGCCATGCCATGGCAAGAAATTATCTCCACTAAAGTTAATTATCATGTCTGCTAGTTTGGATGCACGGGTTTTTTCTGAGTACTTTGGTAGTGCAAGAGCTGTTCATGTCCAGGGCCGACAGTATCTAGTTGATATACTATATACGCATCAGCCTGAGTCAGATTATCTAGATGCAGCATTGATAACCATATTTCAG ATACATTTGGAGGAGAGTCATGGTGATATACTTGTCTTCCTGACTGGGCAAGAAGAGATTGAATCTGTTGAGAGGCTTGTCCATGAGCGCCTGCGACAACTACCTGAAGGCAACCAGAAGCTTTTAACTTTTCCAATATTTTCATCTCTTCCCTCAGAGAAACAGATGAAAGTTTTTATGCCTGCACCTCCTGGATTTCGGAAG GTAATATTGGCCACTAATATTGCTGAGACATCGGTGACAATACCTGGGATCAGATATGTTATTGATCCTGGTGTGGTCAAGGCCCGAATCTATGACGCTGATGCAGGAATAGAATCTTTGGATATTGTGAAAACCTCAAAAGCACAGGCTCTTCAAAGGAG TGGACGTGCAGGCCGTGAAGGACCTGGGAAATGCTACCGTCTCTATCCAGAGTCtgaatttgataaatttgaagATTCTACGACACCAGAAATCAAAAGATGTGACCTCTCAAATGTTATTTTGCAGCTCAAGGCTTTGGGAATTGATGATATTGCAGGGTTTGACTTCATTGACAAACCAAACAG gaCTGCAATAATTAGATCCCTGGAGTCATTATTCTTATTAGGTGCTTTAACGGAAGAAAGTAAACTCACTGATATAGTTGGACACCAAATGGCGAGGCTGCCGCTAGAACCTGTGTATTCTAAGGCTCTCATTCTTTCAAGTCAGCTCAATTGCTTGGAAGAAATGTTGATTGTTGTTGCAATGCTTTCTGTGGAATCTATATTTTATGCTCCTCGTGAAAAGTTGGAAGAG TCACGAGCTGCATTGAGGTGCTTCTCAAGTCCAGAGGGGGATCATTTAACTTTGTTAAATGTCTTTCGTGCTTCTAATGAATTCGTGGTAAAGAACAAGTTGACCCATAGTAAAGAAAAAGCTGAGAAGAACCTGAGGAAATGGTGCAAGGATAATTTCATTAACAGCCGGTCCTTGAGGCATGCTCGGGATGTTCACAG tcaAATACAGAGAAATGTTGAACAAATGGGGCTTCGCATCACTTCATGTGGAGATGACATGCTTGTATTCCGCAGATGTCTAGCTGCTTCCTTTTTTCTTAATGCAGCTTTAAAGCAGCCAGATGGTATGTACAG GATTTTGTCAAGCGGTCTGATGGTCCAAATTCACCCTTCGTCTGTCTTATTCCGGAGTAAACCAGAGTGTATCATTTTCGATAAATTAGTGCGAACCAATAATAATTACATTCGCAACATCTGTAGGATAGATTACTTGTGGTTACCTGAGTTGGCTCCACAATGCTATGGCTTGCGGTAA
- the LOC113754179 gene encoding pre-mRNA-splicing factor ATP-dependent RNA helicase DEAH10-like isoform X1 produces MPSMAANNLPRKNDTCNNNHTQSIEAAKGDFVTRRQRIQQQRKSLPIASVEKLLVEEVRNNNTLIVVGETGSGKTTQLPQYLFYGGFCRDGGVIGITQPRRVAAVSVAKRVAEECGVALGQKVGYAIRFDDMTSASTRIKYMTDGLLLREALLDPCLSKYSVIIVDEAHERTVHTDVLLGLLKSVQKTRSSVSKVMNGHAQNGLLMGAENDKSFLMPCHGKKLSPLKLIIMSASLDARVFSEYFGSARAVHVQGRQYLVDILYTHQPESDYLDAALITIFQIHLEESHGDILVFLTGQEEIESVERLVHERLRQLPEGNQKLLTFPIFSSLPSEKQMKVFMPAPPGFRKVILATNIAETSVTIPGIRYVIDPGVVKARIYDADAGIESLDIVKTSKAQALQRRFSSCHLFLLSHQYCKWATDLYLQAQGILTSKKLYCSGRAGREGPGKCYRLYPESEFDKFEDSTTPEIKRCDLSNVILQLKALGIDDIAGFDFIDKPNRTAIIRSLESLFLLGALTEESKLTDIVGHQMARLPLEPVYSKALILSSQLNCLEEMLIVVAMLSVESIFYAPREKLEESRAALRCFSSPEGDHLTLLNVFRASNEFVVKNKLTHSKEKAEKNLRKWCKDNFINSRSLRHARDVHSQIQRNVEQMGLRITSCGDDMLVFRRCLAASFFLNAALKQPDGMYRILSSGLMVQIHPSSVLFRSKPECIIFDKLVRTNNNYIRNICRIDYLWLPELAPQCYGLR; encoded by the exons ATGCCTTCAATGGCTGCAAATAATCTCCCACGCAAGAATGATACTTGTAATAATAACCATACTCAGAGCATTGAAGCTGCAAAAGGGGACTTCGTTACCAG GAGGCAGAGGATTCAGCAGCAGAGAAAATCTCTCCCAATAGCTTCAG TTGAAAAGCTACTTGTGGAGGAGGTCCGGAATAATAACACACTCATTGTTGTTGGTGAAACTGGGAGTGGCAAGACTACAC AGTTGCCTCAGTATCTTTTCTATGGGGGATTTTGCCGTGATGGGGGTGTCATTGGCATAACTCAACCTAGACGAGTTGCGGCTGTATCAGTCGCAAAACGGGTTGCTGAGGAATGTGGTGTGGCTCTGGGCCAAAAGGTTGGATATGCTATTAGATTTGATGATATGACCTCAGCCTCAACAAGAATCAAGTACATGACTGATGGATTGCTGTTGAG GGAAGCATTATTGGACCCGTGTCTCTCGAAGTATTCAGTTATTATTGTAGATGAGGCTCATGAGAGAACAGTCCACACTGATGTGTTGCTTGGTCTGCTGAAGAGTGTGCAGAAAACAAGGTCCAGTGTCAGTAAAGTAATGAATGGTCATGCCCAGAATGGGTTGCTAATGGGAGCAGAAAATGATAAGAGTTTCTTGATGCCATGCCATGGCAAGAAATTATCTCCACTAAAGTTAATTATCATGTCTGCTAGTTTGGATGCACGGGTTTTTTCTGAGTACTTTGGTAGTGCAAGAGCTGTTCATGTCCAGGGCCGACAGTATCTAGTTGATATACTATATACGCATCAGCCTGAGTCAGATTATCTAGATGCAGCATTGATAACCATATTTCAG ATACATTTGGAGGAGAGTCATGGTGATATACTTGTCTTCCTGACTGGGCAAGAAGAGATTGAATCTGTTGAGAGGCTTGTCCATGAGCGCCTGCGACAACTACCTGAAGGCAACCAGAAGCTTTTAACTTTTCCAATATTTTCATCTCTTCCCTCAGAGAAACAGATGAAAGTTTTTATGCCTGCACCTCCTGGATTTCGGAAG GTAATATTGGCCACTAATATTGCTGAGACATCGGTGACAATACCTGGGATCAGATATGTTATTGATCCTGGTGTGGTCAAGGCCCGAATCTATGACGCTGATGCAGGAATAGAATCTTTGGATATTGTGAAAACCTCAAAAGCACAGGCTCTTCAAAGGAG GTTCAGTTCCTGCCatcttttcttgctttctcaTCAATATTGCAAATGGGcaacagatttgtatttacagGCCCAG GGGATTTTGACATCTAAGAAGCTATACTGCAGTGGACGTGCAGGCCGTGAAGGACCTGGGAAATGCTACCGTCTCTATCCAGAGTCtgaatttgataaatttgaagATTCTACGACACCAGAAATCAAAAGATGTGACCTCTCAAATGTTATTTTGCAGCTCAAGGCTTTGGGAATTGATGATATTGCAGGGTTTGACTTCATTGACAAACCAAACAG gaCTGCAATAATTAGATCCCTGGAGTCATTATTCTTATTAGGTGCTTTAACGGAAGAAAGTAAACTCACTGATATAGTTGGACACCAAATGGCGAGGCTGCCGCTAGAACCTGTGTATTCTAAGGCTCTCATTCTTTCAAGTCAGCTCAATTGCTTGGAAGAAATGTTGATTGTTGTTGCAATGCTTTCTGTGGAATCTATATTTTATGCTCCTCGTGAAAAGTTGGAAGAG TCACGAGCTGCATTGAGGTGCTTCTCAAGTCCAGAGGGGGATCATTTAACTTTGTTAAATGTCTTTCGTGCTTCTAATGAATTCGTGGTAAAGAACAAGTTGACCCATAGTAAAGAAAAAGCTGAGAAGAACCTGAGGAAATGGTGCAAGGATAATTTCATTAACAGCCGGTCCTTGAGGCATGCTCGGGATGTTCACAG tcaAATACAGAGAAATGTTGAACAAATGGGGCTTCGCATCACTTCATGTGGAGATGACATGCTTGTATTCCGCAGATGTCTAGCTGCTTCCTTTTTTCTTAATGCAGCTTTAAAGCAGCCAGATGGTATGTACAG GATTTTGTCAAGCGGTCTGATGGTCCAAATTCACCCTTCGTCTGTCTTATTCCGGAGTAAACCAGAGTGTATCATTTTCGATAAATTAGTGCGAACCAATAATAATTACATTCGCAACATCTGTAGGATAGATTACTTGTGGTTACCTGAGTTGGCTCCACAATGCTATGGCTTGCGGTAA